From a single Bacillus pseudomycoides DSM 12442 genomic region:
- the metA gene encoding homoserine O-acetyltransferase MetA: protein MPIIVDKELPARKILQKENIFVMTKERAETQDIRALKIAILNLMPTKQETEAQLLRLLGNTPLQLDVHLLHMESHISRNVAQDHLTSFYKTFRDIEGDKFDGLIITGAPIETLPFEDVDYWEELGRIMDYSKTNVTSTLHICWGAQAGLYYHYGIPKYSLEEKIFGVFEHEVHEQHVKLLQGFDELFFAPHSRHTEVRAADIEKVRELTLLATSEEAGVHLVMGQDGKHIFVLGHSEYSCDTLKQEYERDKQRGLDIKVPKNYFKHNNPAEKPLIRWRSHGNLLFSNWLNYYVYQETPYIL, encoded by the coding sequence ATGCCGATCATTGTTGATAAGGAGTTACCAGCCCGTAAAATATTGCAAAAAGAAAATATTTTTGTGATGACAAAAGAGCGAGCTGAAACACAAGATATACGTGCTCTAAAAATTGCAATTTTGAACTTAATGCCAACAAAACAAGAAACAGAAGCGCAATTGCTCAGGTTACTCGGTAATACACCACTTCAACTGGATGTGCATTTACTTCATATGGAGTCTCATATATCCCGTAATGTAGCGCAAGACCATTTAACAAGTTTTTATAAAACATTTCGCGATATTGAGGGAGACAAATTTGATGGTCTCATTATTACAGGGGCCCCAATTGAAACACTTCCTTTTGAAGATGTAGATTATTGGGAAGAACTTGGACGCATAATGGACTATTCAAAAACGAATGTAACATCTACATTGCATATTTGTTGGGGAGCACAAGCGGGTCTGTATTATCACTATGGAATTCCGAAATACTCGCTTGAAGAAAAGATATTTGGTGTATTCGAGCATGAAGTGCATGAGCAGCATGTGAAATTGTTACAAGGATTCGATGAGCTCTTTTTTGCACCACATTCACGCCATACGGAAGTACGCGCAGCTGATATTGAAAAAGTACGAGAGTTGACATTACTAGCAACATCAGAAGAAGCAGGTGTCCACCTTGTTATGGGGCAAGATGGAAAGCATATTTTTGTTCTTGGTCATAGCGAATATAGCTGCGATACGTTAAAACAAGAATATGAACGCGATAAACAAAGAGGGCTAGATATTAAGGTTCCCAAAAACTATTTTAAACATAATAATCCAGCTGAAAAGCCACTTATAAGATGGCGGAGTCATGGAAACTTATTATTTTCAAATTGGTTAAATTATTATGTGTATCAAGAAACCCCTTATATTTTGTAA
- a CDS encoding chloride channel protein, giving the protein MHYLLIVYGIFLGSIVGATVWLFLVVTNAGIHFVWEYLPKEFALPSYYTICVTIIGGFLIGLSQKYFGTYPRLMPEVMAEYKKTGRIEYRFVHQATLTAIIVLVFGASLGPEAALVGIIGGLCTWVGDRFHFAVKGMQGLTEIGIGATLSVIFNAPLFGYLAPSENENERLAEVSKGKKAIVYVATTLAGFSVYLLLSKFDNRGSFIVNFGEGSFALHEWVAFLPLACIGASIGYFYFKVEHTLEKVVHPFQEYKLTLGIIGGIILGIAGTFLPYTMFSGEHQLKELVNEWTELSFGVLFLSGVLKLCITAVCLNTGWRGGHIFPIIFAGASIGYAMATVIPLDPIASVAIVTTAISSYALRKPIAITVLLLMFFPINLLLPMLGAAMIGNLFPLPNNSENKQATSANIE; this is encoded by the coding sequence ATGCACTATTTACTCATCGTGTACGGTATATTTCTAGGTTCTATCGTTGGTGCCACAGTCTGGTTATTTTTAGTTGTCACCAATGCTGGAATTCATTTCGTTTGGGAATATTTACCCAAAGAATTTGCATTACCATCTTATTACACAATTTGTGTAACAATAATCGGTGGTTTTCTTATTGGACTATCACAAAAGTACTTTGGTACATACCCACGTTTAATGCCAGAGGTAATGGCTGAATATAAGAAAACAGGTAGGATTGAATACCGTTTTGTACATCAAGCTACATTAACAGCTATTATTGTTTTAGTATTTGGAGCAAGCTTAGGGCCCGAAGCAGCACTTGTCGGGATTATAGGCGGGCTTTGTACATGGGTTGGCGATCGCTTTCATTTTGCTGTAAAAGGAATGCAGGGACTAACAGAAATTGGAATTGGCGCTACTTTAAGTGTTATTTTTAATGCACCGTTATTCGGTTACTTAGCTCCAAGTGAAAATGAGAATGAACGACTTGCTGAAGTTTCCAAAGGGAAAAAAGCTATCGTATATGTCGCTACTACTTTGGCTGGTTTTTCTGTTTATTTATTGCTTAGTAAATTTGATAATCGAGGATCTTTTATTGTTAATTTTGGAGAAGGATCTTTTGCGCTTCATGAATGGGTTGCCTTTCTACCTCTTGCTTGTATAGGTGCTAGTATAGGCTATTTTTACTTCAAGGTAGAACATACATTGGAAAAAGTAGTACATCCTTTTCAAGAATATAAACTAACATTAGGGATTATAGGTGGCATTATTTTAGGGATTGCCGGAACTTTCCTCCCATATACTATGTTTTCAGGAGAACACCAATTAAAAGAATTAGTGAATGAGTGGACAGAATTATCATTTGGGGTGCTGTTTCTTTCAGGTGTTTTAAAATTATGTATAACGGCAGTTTGTTTAAATACAGGTTGGCGTGGAGGACACATTTTTCCGATTATATTTGCTGGAGCAAGTATTGGATATGCTATGGCCACTGTCATACCGCTAGATCCAATTGCTTCTGTAGCTATCGTGACGACAGCCATTTCAAGCTATGCATTACGAAAACCAATCGCTATTACAGTGCTATTACTTATGTTTTTCCCAATTAATTTATTATTACCGATGCTTGGAGCTGCAATGATTGGAAATTTATTTCCACTTCCTAACAATAGTGAGAATAAACAAGCGACTAGCGCAAATATCGAATAG
- a CDS encoding response regulator — protein sequence MKIKVLLVDDHTVVLKGLAFFLSTQEDLELVGEANNGKEALVKVQEVQPDIVLMDLYMPEMDGIEATACIKKEYPNVKVLVLTSFSDQAHVLPALKAGASGYILKDVEPDQLVEAIRSAYKGNIQLHPDIASALLSQTLPQAEKQESSNIHVDVLTARENEVLQLLAKGMSNKEIASVLVITEKTVKAHVSSILGKLNLSDRTQAALYAVKNGVV from the coding sequence GTGAAGATAAAAGTATTATTAGTTGATGATCATACAGTTGTTTTAAAAGGATTAGCATTTTTTTTAAGCACACAAGAGGATCTTGAATTGGTTGGAGAGGCGAATAATGGGAAAGAAGCGTTGGTAAAGGTTCAAGAAGTACAGCCAGATATAGTTTTGATGGACCTGTATATGCCAGAGATGGATGGGATTGAAGCGACCGCATGCATCAAAAAGGAATATCCAAATGTGAAAGTACTCGTATTAACTAGTTTTTCCGATCAAGCGCATGTCTTGCCGGCTTTAAAAGCTGGGGCAAGCGGATATATTCTAAAAGATGTCGAGCCTGATCAACTTGTGGAAGCAATTCGTAGCGCATATAAAGGAAATATCCAGCTTCACCCTGATATAGCAAGTGCGCTTCTTTCCCAAACTTTGCCGCAAGCAGAGAAACAGGAGTCATCAAATATTCATGTAGATGTACTAACGGCAAGGGAGAATGAAGTGTTGCAGCTCTTGGCAAAAGGGATGAGTAATAAGGAAATTGCATCCGTGTTAGTGATCACAGAAAAAACAGTAAAAGCTCATGTAAGTAGTATTTTAGGAAAATTAAATTTATCGGATCGTACACAAGCAGCTTTATATGCAGTGAAAAATGGGGTCGTATAA
- a CDS encoding DUF975 family protein: MIRDLKEQALDELDERWGLAVGVTTLFFIFPFVWSWSWSKVIESFMMDIIVMLMVGPLTLGAYYLALNTVRDKTVGIGQLFKWCKGLNKLIKSILIYLLMDIYITLWALLFIIPGIVKIFSYTMTFFILNDHPEFSMNQAITESRRMMNGHKMDYFLICLSFIGWFILSILTLGIGFLWLIPYFYTTKAAFYEKVSTDYYKRKSYV; encoded by the coding sequence TTGATTCGTGATTTGAAAGAACAAGCGCTTGATGAGCTTGATGAAAGATGGGGATTAGCAGTAGGAGTTACTACATTGTTCTTTATATTCCCTTTCGTATGGTCTTGGAGCTGGAGTAAAGTAATAGAATCGTTTATGATGGATATTATTGTCATGCTAATGGTTGGGCCCTTAACTTTAGGTGCTTACTATCTTGCCTTAAATACAGTTCGTGACAAGACAGTTGGGATTGGGCAATTATTTAAATGGTGTAAAGGGTTAAATAAGCTTATTAAATCAATTTTAATATATTTACTAATGGATATCTATATTACTTTATGGGCATTGCTATTTATCATTCCAGGGATTGTTAAAATTTTCTCTTACACTATGACATTTTTTATTTTAAATGATCATCCGGAATTTTCAATGAACCAAGCTATTACGGAAAGTCGTCGTATGATGAACGGACATAAGATGGATTATTTCTTAATATGTTTAAGTTTTATTGGCTGGTTTATACTAAGTATCCTTACTCTAGGAATCGGTTTCTTATGGTTGATTCCATATTTTTATACTACAAAAGCAGCGTTTTATGAGAAAGTTTCAACAGACTATTATAAAAGAAAATCTTATGTTTAA
- a CDS encoding bifunctional O-acetylhomoserine aminocarboxypropyltransferase/cysteine synthase translates to MGESWGKGTICVQGGYTPKNGEPRVLPLYQSTTYKYDTSDDLAALFNLEAEGYIYTRIGNPTLAAFEQKLTELEGGAGSVATASGQAAIMLAVLNICGSGDHLLCSSTVYGGTFNLFGVSLRKLGIDVTFFNPNLTADEIVALATEKTKLIYAESLGNPAMNVLNFKEFSNAAKELEVPFIVDNTLATPYLCQAFEHGANIVVHSTTKYIDGHASSLGGIVIDGGNFDWTNGKYPELVEPDPSYHGVSYVQNFGQAAYIVKARVQLLRDYGNCMSPFNAYISNIGLETLHLRMERHSENALAVAKWLANHDRIEWVNYPGLESNENYPLAQKYLAKGASGVLTFGIKGGLEPAKEFIANVKLATLVTHVADARTCVIHPASTTHRQLNEEEQRLAGVTSDLIRLSVGIEDVSDIIADLEEALVGGKAHADHC, encoded by the coding sequence ATGGGAGAATCATGGGGAAAAGGAACCATTTGTGTGCAAGGTGGTTATACACCGAAGAATGGTGAACCACGTGTTTTACCACTTTATCAAAGTACGACGTATAAATACGATACGTCCGATGATTTAGCAGCGCTCTTTAATTTAGAGGCAGAGGGCTATATTTATACGCGTATTGGGAATCCGACACTAGCAGCATTTGAACAAAAGTTAACAGAGTTAGAAGGCGGAGCCGGATCTGTTGCGACAGCCTCTGGTCAAGCGGCTATTATGCTTGCTGTTTTAAATATTTGTGGCAGTGGTGATCATTTGCTTTGTTCTTCAACCGTTTATGGGGGAACCTTTAACCTGTTTGGAGTAAGTTTGCGTAAGCTTGGTATTGATGTAACATTCTTTAATCCGAACTTAACTGCTGATGAGATTGTGGCACTTGCAACTGAAAAAACAAAGCTGATTTATGCAGAGTCCCTTGGAAATCCAGCGATGAATGTTTTAAATTTTAAAGAGTTTTCAAACGCGGCAAAAGAACTGGAAGTACCGTTTATCGTGGATAATACTTTGGCGACACCATATTTATGCCAAGCGTTTGAGCATGGCGCAAATATTGTTGTTCATTCTACAACGAAATATATTGATGGCCATGCGAGTTCATTAGGTGGAATTGTCATTGATGGAGGAAATTTTGATTGGACAAATGGAAAATATCCTGAGCTTGTCGAACCAGATCCAAGTTATCATGGCGTAAGTTATGTGCAGAATTTTGGCCAGGCGGCATATATTGTGAAAGCTCGTGTTCAACTATTAAGAGACTATGGAAACTGTATGAGCCCATTCAATGCGTATATTAGCAACATCGGTTTAGAAACATTACATTTACGAATGGAGCGTCATAGTGAAAATGCTCTTGCAGTTGCGAAGTGGCTTGCTAACCATGATCGTATTGAATGGGTGAATTATCCGGGATTAGAAAGTAATGAAAATTATCCGTTAGCGCAAAAGTACTTAGCAAAAGGTGCAAGTGGTGTTTTAACATTTGGTATTAAAGGAGGACTAGAACCTGCGAAAGAGTTCATTGCAAATGTGAAGCTGGCAACTCTTGTGACACACGTTGCAGATGCAAGGACATGTGTGATTCATCCCGCTAGTACAACGCACAGACAGTTAAATGAAGAAGAGCAACGTTTAGCAGGTGTTACATCTGATTTAATTCGCTTATCAGTCGGTATCGAAGATGTTTCTGATATTATTGCGGACCTAGAGGAAGCATTAGTTGGAGGCAAAGCGCATGCCGATCATTGTTGA
- a CDS encoding GAF domain-containing sensor histidine kinase, with protein MFQENRISELAILKEIAETLNTSNDTYHVLQAVLEKLLHVTGLTTGWIFLADENGRYTKLIDYHLPAALTFQDKKPMCEGECWCLRRFVEGKLERAVNIIECKRINNAVENNWGDTEGILHHATVPLKAGGEEFGVLNVASPGKTHFSEEELMLLQSVALQIGTALKRTKLYENEKKRAHYYVKLERFIQELRKIHKLNTLPEEVVKQVGDVFLWEQVAFFIQEEKKISMRACYKKYVSERDMELESIAKEAIEKNQPVLLKRQSNASSIVALIQIRNQVFGVLCVSSKHGEFDENTVDIVQALTNHISLMIENLRLNEQRRELARMEERNRLARDLHDSVSQKLFSLTFMTKGAEAVLKGQNETVDQSLHEMRELAQGALKEMRALIWQLRPAGLEKGLLLALKQYGENLGLNIREQVKGVRELPRVVEETLWRIGQEALNNVSKHARVTEATIYLKVTEKEVSLEVVDYGLGFIEKDIKEKKSLGMTTMRERAELIGGWITIVSEKKRTSIKVIVPL; from the coding sequence ATGTTTCAGGAGAACCGTATAAGCGAATTAGCGATATTAAAAGAGATTGCAGAAACATTAAATACATCCAATGATACATATCATGTGCTACAAGCGGTATTAGAAAAATTGCTGCATGTAACAGGATTAACAACAGGATGGATTTTTCTTGCTGATGAAAATGGTAGGTATACAAAATTAATTGATTATCATTTACCAGCAGCGCTTACCTTTCAAGATAAAAAGCCAATGTGCGAAGGAGAATGCTGGTGTTTACGCCGTTTTGTGGAGGGGAAATTAGAACGAGCGGTTAATATTATTGAATGTAAACGAATTAACAATGCGGTTGAAAATAATTGGGGTGATACAGAAGGAATTCTTCATCATGCAACCGTTCCATTAAAAGCTGGCGGAGAAGAGTTTGGAGTCTTAAATGTCGCTAGTCCAGGGAAAACACATTTTTCTGAAGAAGAACTGATGCTATTACAATCGGTTGCCCTGCAAATTGGAACAGCTTTAAAACGAACGAAACTATATGAAAATGAAAAGAAACGGGCTCATTATTATGTGAAACTAGAGCGTTTTATTCAGGAACTAAGAAAAATTCATAAGTTAAATACATTACCAGAAGAAGTTGTAAAACAAGTGGGGGATGTATTTCTATGGGAGCAAGTTGCATTTTTTATACAAGAAGAAAAAAAGATATCCATGCGAGCTTGCTATAAGAAATATGTATCGGAAAGAGATATGGAGTTAGAGAGTATTGCAAAAGAAGCGATAGAAAAAAATCAGCCTGTTTTGTTGAAAAGACAGTCTAATGCCTCTAGCATTGTTGCTCTAATACAAATTCGAAATCAAGTGTTTGGTGTTTTATGCGTGAGTTCGAAGCATGGAGAGTTTGATGAGAACACTGTAGATATTGTACAAGCGTTAACGAATCATATTTCATTAATGATTGAGAATTTACGGTTAAATGAACAGCGGCGTGAACTTGCTCGGATGGAAGAACGAAACCGTTTGGCAAGGGATCTGCATGATTCAGTTTCACAAAAGTTATTTTCATTAACATTTATGACGAAGGGTGCCGAAGCTGTTTTAAAGGGACAAAATGAAACGGTAGATCAATCTCTTCATGAGATGAGGGAATTAGCACAAGGTGCCTTAAAAGAAATGCGAGCACTTATTTGGCAACTTCGTCCAGCAGGGTTAGAAAAAGGTTTGCTACTCGCTTTAAAGCAATATGGAGAGAACTTAGGGCTGAACATTCGTGAGCAAGTTAAAGGTGTGCGTGAGTTACCGCGTGTAGTGGAAGAAACATTATGGCGAATTGGACAAGAGGCTTTAAATAATGTGAGTAAACATGCAAGGGTAACAGAGGCGACAATTTATTTGAAAGTAACAGAGAAAGAAGTGTCCTTAGAGGTAGTTGATTATGGCCTCGGTTTTATAGAAAAAGATATAAAAGAGAAGAAATCGCTCGGTATGACAACAATGCGTGAACGCGCAGAGTTAATTGGCGGATGGATTACGATTGTAAGTGAGAAAAAGCGAACAAGTATAAAAGTTATCGTACCATTATAA
- a CDS encoding YjjG family noncanonical pyrimidine nucleotidase, with amino-acid sequence MKKYQTLLFDVDDTLLDFKAAERTALHLLFEEQKIPLTDEIAAHYKKTNQNLWKSFEEGKIERDEVVNTRFSILFKKYGQEVDGLLFEKKYRSYLEEGNQLIHGVFEFIQNIQTQYDLYIVTNGVSKTQDKRLHNSGLHSFFKGIFVSEDTGYQKPMKEYFEYVFARISNFSVEKGLIIGDSLSADIKGGQLAGLDTCWFNPEKKLNDSGIVPTYEIQTFDELYEILKC; translated from the coding sequence ATGAAGAAATATCAAACATTACTATTTGATGTAGACGATACGTTATTAGATTTTAAAGCAGCGGAAAGAACAGCGTTACATTTGCTTTTTGAGGAACAAAAAATTCCTTTAACTGATGAAATTGCAGCACATTACAAAAAAACAAACCAAAATCTGTGGAAATCCTTTGAAGAAGGAAAAATAGAGCGTGATGAGGTAGTGAATACTCGATTTTCAATTTTATTTAAGAAGTATGGTCAAGAGGTGGATGGCCTTTTATTTGAAAAAAAATATCGTAGTTATTTAGAAGAAGGAAATCAGCTTATTCATGGAGTGTTTGAATTCATACAAAATATTCAAACCCAATATGATTTATATATTGTGACAAATGGTGTTTCTAAAACGCAAGATAAACGTCTGCATAATTCAGGATTACATTCATTCTTTAAGGGCATTTTTGTTTCAGAAGACACTGGTTATCAAAAACCAATGAAGGAATACTTCGAGTATGTCTTTGCACGAATTTCTAATTTTTCTGTGGAGAAAGGATTAATTATCGGGGATTCTTTAAGTGCAGATATTAAAGGTGGGCAGCTAGCCGGGCTAGATACTTGCTGGTTTAATCCTGAAAAGAAGTTAAACGATAGCGGGATAGTTCCGACTTATGAAATTCAAACTTTTGATGAGCTGTATGAAATTTTAAAATGTTAG
- a CDS encoding DUF4870 domain-containing protein — translation MNGNKVLSSFSYWSVLFAPVLFPLIVWILGDHETKGHAKRALWTHLIPGITTFIGIVVLGIMDVGFKQPGTTMAIGAMIMVCICGLISLYFFIWNIVKGIRVIRA, via the coding sequence ATGAATGGAAATAAAGTTTTATCTTCTTTTTCGTACTGGAGTGTTCTTTTTGCCCCTGTCTTATTCCCGCTAATTGTTTGGATTCTCGGAGATCATGAAACAAAAGGTCATGCGAAACGAGCTCTATGGACACATCTTATTCCGGGAATTACTACTTTTATAGGAATTGTAGTATTGGGAATTATGGATGTCGGTTTTAAGCAACCAGGTACAACAATGGCTATTGGCGCAATGATTATGGTATGTATTTGCGGCCTAATTAGTCTATACTTTTTTATTTGGAATATTGTAAAAGGGATTCGAGTAATTAGAGCATAA
- a CDS encoding FMN-dependent NADH-azoreductase, translating into MTTVLFVKANNRPADQAVSVKLYEAFLASYKEAHPNDTVVELDLYNEELPYVGVDMINGTFKASRGFDLTAEEAKAVAVADKYLDQFLAADKVVFGFPLWNLTIPAVLHTYIDYLNRAGKTFKYTPEGPVGLIGDKKIALLNARGGVYSEGPAAEVEMAVKYVASMMGFFGATNMETVIIEGHNQFPDKAEEIIAEGLEKAVKVASIF; encoded by the coding sequence ATGACAACAGTTTTATTTGTAAAAGCTAACAACCGCCCAGCGGACCAAGCAGTTAGTGTGAAATTATATGAAGCGTTTTTAGCAAGTTATAAAGAAGCACATCCCAATGATACAGTGGTAGAACTTGATTTATACAATGAAGAATTACCATATGTAGGAGTAGATATGATTAACGGCACATTTAAAGCAAGTAGAGGATTTGATTTAACAGCAGAAGAAGCAAAAGCAGTAGCTGTTGCTGATAAATATTTAGATCAATTCCTTGCAGCTGATAAAGTAGTATTTGGTTTCCCGTTATGGAACTTAACAATTCCAGCTGTACTGCACACATATATCGATTATTTAAACCGCGCTGGTAAAACATTTAAATATACACCAGAAGGCCCAGTAGGCCTTATTGGAGATAAGAAAATTGCGTTATTAAACGCACGCGGTGGTGTATATTCTGAAGGACCAGCAGCAGAAGTAGAAATGGCTGTTAAATATGTAGCAAGCATGATGGGCTTCTTCGGTGCAACAAATATGGAAACTGTTATCATTGAAGGTCATAATCAATTCCCAGATAAAGCAGAAGAGATTATTGCAGAAGGTCTTGAGAAAGCTGTTAAAGTAGCAAGCATATTCTAA
- a CDS encoding transcriptional regulator YeiL codes for MKIEKDSDEIYSYVQRFNFQMFFSFDILPYIEVHSFQKNETICNEGETFPYLYYLISGKAKIYMSHQNGRISLINFVKAPSIIGELGLIGVESVTKGIEAIEPCICLALPLKECRHLLLQDAHFLQQLCKFIGEKTITRTEQYAKSYNYPLENRLAAFILLTEHSNCYLEKHTEASEYLNVSYRHLLYVLKQFCQQNWLKKEGRMYLIQDRKQLQQLADELKRQ; via the coding sequence ATGAAAATCGAAAAAGATTCAGATGAAATTTATAGCTATGTACAACGCTTCAACTTCCAAATGTTCTTTTCGTTTGATATTTTGCCATATATAGAAGTTCATTCATTTCAAAAGAATGAAACCATTTGTAACGAAGGAGAGACATTCCCCTACCTTTATTACTTAATTTCGGGAAAAGCAAAAATATATATGAGCCATCAGAATGGAAGAATTTCCTTAATTAACTTTGTAAAAGCCCCATCGATTATTGGAGAATTAGGATTAATTGGGGTCGAATCTGTAACAAAAGGGATTGAAGCTATAGAACCATGTATCTGTTTGGCTCTTCCTCTTAAAGAGTGTCGCCATCTCTTATTACAGGATGCTCACTTCTTACAACAGTTGTGTAAATTTATTGGCGAAAAAACAATCACTCGAACTGAACAATATGCAAAAAGCTATAACTATCCTTTAGAAAATCGCTTAGCTGCGTTCATTCTGTTAACTGAACACAGCAATTGTTACCTTGAAAAACATACAGAGGCCTCTGAATACTTAAATGTTAGTTATCGTCACCTCTTGTATGTATTAAAGCAGTTTTGTCAGCAAAATTGGTTAAAAAAAGAAGGAAGAATGTATTTGATACAAGACAGAAAGCAATTACAACAGTTAGCAGATGAACTCAAACGACAATAA
- the pdxK gene encoding pyridoxine/pyridoxal/pyridoxamine kinase has product MTLNKALTIAGSDTSGGAGIQADLKTFQELGVYGMTSLTTIVTMDPHNGWAHNVFPIPASTLKPQLETTIEGVGVDALKTGMLGSVEIIEMVAETIEKHDLQNVVVDPVMVCKGADEALHPETNDCLRDVLVPRALVVTPNLFEAYQLSGVKINSLEDMKEAAKKIHALGAKYVLIKGGSKLGTETAIDVLYDGETFDLLESEKIDTTNTHGAGCTYSAAITAELAKGKSVKEAVKTAKEFITAAIRHSFKINEYVGPTHHGAYRKFAAGKELV; this is encoded by the coding sequence ATGACATTAAACAAAGCACTTACAATCGCTGGTTCTGACACAAGCGGTGGCGCTGGTATACAAGCGGATTTAAAAACGTTTCAAGAACTTGGTGTATACGGAATGACGTCTCTTACAACAATCGTAACAATGGATCCACATAACGGCTGGGCACATAACGTATTCCCGATTCCTGCTTCTACACTCAAACCACAATTAGAAACAACAATTGAAGGTGTTGGTGTTGATGCTTTAAAAACGGGTATGCTTGGATCTGTTGAAATCATTGAAATGGTTGCTGAAACAATTGAAAAGCATGATCTACAAAATGTAGTAGTAGACCCAGTTATGGTTTGTAAAGGGGCAGATGAAGCATTGCATCCTGAAACAAATGACTGCTTACGCGATGTACTTGTTCCAAGAGCATTAGTTGTTACACCAAACCTATTTGAAGCATATCAACTAAGCGGTGTGAAAATTAATTCTCTTGAAGACATGAAAGAAGCTGCTAAAAAAATCCATGCTTTAGGTGCAAAATATGTACTAATTAAAGGCGGTAGCAAGCTAGGTACAGAAACTGCAATCGATGTATTGTACGATGGAGAAACATTTGATCTTTTAGAATCAGAGAAAATTGATACAACAAATACACACGGCGCAGGTTGTACATACTCTGCAGCAATTACAGCAGAACTTGCAAAAGGTAAATCTGTAAAAGAAGCGGTAAAAACTGCAAAAGAATTCATCACAGCAGCAATTCGTCACTCATTCAAGATTAACGAATATGTAGGACCAACACATCACGGTGCATATCGTAAATTTGCTGCTGGAAAAGAACTTGTATAA
- a CDS encoding YbdD/YjiX family protein, with product MLKKLEKVWRTRKQFISLLVGVPSYETYVTHMKEYHPEAPILCRKQFFAEAQEARFNAKGGKISRCC from the coding sequence ATGCTTAAAAAATTGGAGAAGGTGTGGAGAACACGAAAGCAATTTATTAGTTTGCTTGTTGGAGTACCAAGTTATGAAACGTACGTTACCCATATGAAAGAGTACCACCCAGAAGCACCGATTTTATGTCGAAAACAGTTTTTTGCTGAGGCGCAAGAAGCTAGGTTCAATGCGAAAGGTGGAAAAATATCAAGGTGTTGTTGA